Proteins from a single region of Zavarzinella sp.:
- a CDS encoding RidA family protein, protein MKRILISSGSTFEGEIGYSRAVAQGDWVFVSGTTGFDYATMTIAEDIETQTDQCFRNISAALEQAGSSLNDVVRVTYVLADGSEFPKCWPVLKKYLGSVRPAAMMISAGLSDPRMKIEIEVTALKQAQ, encoded by the coding sequence ATGAAACGCATTCTGATCAGTTCTGGTTCGACATTTGAAGGTGAAATCGGCTACAGCAGAGCGGTTGCTCAAGGCGATTGGGTATTTGTTTCGGGAACGACTGGGTTCGACTACGCGACGATGACAATTGCGGAAGATATTGAAACACAGACTGACCAGTGCTTCAGGAACATTTCCGCCGCACTTGAACAGGCAGGATCAAGCCTGAACGATGTCGTCCGGGTAACCTACGTTTTAGCTGACGGCAGTGAATTCCCCAAATGCTGGCCGGTGCTAAAGAAGTATCTCGGCTCGGTCAGACCCGCCGCGATGATGATTTCTGCAGGACTCTCTGACCCGCGAATGAAAATTGAGATTGAAGTGACCGCACTGAAGCAGGCACAGTAG